ATAATTTTAAACTGATGTCCTGGAGGGAAAGGAAACCAAGTCTATGGAAATCAGCCAAAGCTAGGGCATCTGGGAACAGTGGTACCTCACTCCAATGAAGGGGTGGGTTtgtggggtttttaaaattttgtttttgctgcAATGCAGCATTTTAGGGAGGGTCTAGTTGGATTAAAATCTGTTGCTAGACCAGCCAGGGTCCTGAATGTGATAACCACATGACACCTCCCCAGAGGAGGGGGGCCCCTCTCTGGCCTGTTGCCAAATCAGAGTAGATGGGTATAGAGCCACAGTGTTGACATAGGCCCAGGTCATGAAAACAGAAAAcctccccagggctggggccagaATGGGGacattagtgtgtgtgtgtgtgtgtgtgtgtgtgtgtgtgtgtgtgtgtatgtcctgGCCTGATCAGGCTGCTTCCCTTCCCCCTGCAGCCTGTACTCCCCCTCCTTTCTTTGACTTCAGAATATAATTGTTTACTTAGTGCCACTGACCAGAGACCCTAGCAGTGCTAACACCATGGAGTATTTCTAACTCGACAACGTGCAGCGCCTCCAGCCTAGTGACCCAGAAGCCAGTCAGGCCGATGTGTAGACTCTCGACACCTGAGGCCCAGCTCAGTGAACTGCAGCCGCGGCTATGAATTTGGGAATTCTTCCAATTACTATGGCTCACGAGGCAATGCGACAGATGGCTGCCACCCGTCCAGGTCTGCCCGGAAAGCACCCAAGGCTGAGCTTTCCTGGGTGCAGTGAAGCAACATGTGCATTTTCCAAGCTTTAACCACCAGGTCCTGTGAGCCTGTTACTCCCCCCGCCCGGCAGCTCGAGGGTGTGTTTCCAAACAGAGCTGGGGTGTACACAGTTGCACCTAGACATGGTAAGCCAAATGGCAGAGTGTCCTGGTCCTTGGGAACCAGGTCCCGCTGGGAAGCCCAATGCCTGTGCTGAGAAGTAATCCTCAAACCAGTGACTGGGCCAAAGCATTGCACGGGAGGCTAGAAGTCAGTGAAGGCGGTGCCCGGGTCTGCCGACCGGACCGATGGGGCGGGCATCCCCCGCAGGCAAGCTGGAAGCCCAGCCCCCTCACAGAACTGACTCCTTGGACTCGGGGGTGCTGGCCGCAAGGCCGGTGGGGTTTGGGTGTGTCACCAGGGGTGACGTCTCCTCCTCCGACTTGCAGTTGGGGACAGCCTCCACTTTGACCTCACTCAGCTCCTGCTCGCCTCTCTTCGTCGCCTTCTGATTCAGGTGGTGGAGGATGCCTGCACCCAGGGCATCGCCCTCCACGTTCACCACGGTGGTGGTGCGGTCCCTGGGGGGAAGAGAACAGGCAGGCATTACAGCCACCAGGGGGCGGATGTCACCTTGGGCTGAGCCACCAGGAAGCTGTGACACTGAGGGAGAGCAAGCTAGTAAGGGCACAGGGCCTCACTTGATGCTAAAGTGATTTTCTCCAAATACTTTTTATGAAACTAACAGATCCTCAAGAAaacttgggaaaaagaaaagtacaaaggagaaaacaaaagtcaCCCCGCCCCCCCATACTCCGCAACCCTGAGTGAACCAGTATTGACCTCTGGATCTGTTTCCTTCCAGAAATCTTTCAATGTATGCATTTCACGTGTGAGACACCATCGTATAAAAGTTACAGACAGCTGGGATGATCGCACAGATTCCGTCCTGGGTCCAGCTTCTCTCCCACTCACGGTTGCGCTGTGGGAACCTGCCTTCTTGCTCTCACTTTGACACTGCATCTCTACTGAATTGTAACCTCCACATGCTTTCCCTGGCTGGTGGCAAACACCATCTCACAGAGAACAGCGCTGTCCCTTCCAGAAGCTTGTCTTCCCAGACCCCCATAACCATCCCCTATCCCTGGGGCTCAGAGGAAGTATTGTGCCCATTctgaagaaagggggaaaatgtgACCTTGCCTGCGGCATTGGAGAAGCTGAGGGCTGTGGAATCAGAGGTCACGGTGGTACAGGGCTCCTGTGACTGCAGGTCTCGCCTGGGCAGCCCGCTTGGCGCCCTGCGTCTCTCGTCCTGGCTAAGTGCCCCTTCGTGCCTGCACTCCCCACGTAGAGGAAACAGCGGGgtgaggaaggaggcagggcctCTGACACGTAGCTCTGGTCCCGTCCAGCTCACCGCAACGTACCATCGCAGGGACTGAGTTCCCTCCCAAGTGCTCTCTAGACAAGGCGGGTCTCCAAGGCACATGTCACATTTCACCCCCGAGGAGCTGTAGGGATTCTGAGAAGCCCCTTCAAGTCTCCAGGGCTTGAAGATTTCCAAACACAAAATTTCCAACCACCATGGGTTGAGCCACGAGCCCAGGGCCAGGCTCCAGTGTTTAGGGTATCCCATGCCCAGCTCTGACTAGCCTGGCCAGGGGCGTCTTTCTTCCCCAGTGTTGACTGAATGCTCTTCCTGCATGTGCCTGGAACCCTTCTACGTGCTGTGCACGTGTTAACGCATTTAGTCTCCACCATAACTCTGGTGTAGGTTCTGTTCTTATCCCCATTTGACGGATGGGCAGACCAAAGCACAGATGGTTCATATCATACAACTAGTaaatggcaaagctgggatttgagcccaggtacCTGGGCTCCAGTGTTCACTTTCTTATTCACATGCTCTACTGTCCAACATCAGTACCTCAGCGGACCTTCCCTATAAAACAGGTATTGTTTGTATCTGAGAAAGGTATCATGGGACTCAAGGAAGCAACACTCAGAAACTGTTCTGTGTCTTTATGGGAGCCCAGGTAATGGTCATCTGGATCACAGTTCCTTCCGAACTCCGCTCCTGAGCCCAAGCCATGACATTCGCATTAGCTGGGCTCATCTTTCCTCCGCTTGCAGAAATCACTCCTTGGACATTCCAGGCCAAGGATGATCATTCCCGAAGGCTCGCTGCTCCAATGGCTATGACCCCTATGCAGCCACCAATCTCCATAGACCCTTGGGCCCCTAGCTTTCCTGAATGTTCTGAGCAAGTTCTCAGTAATGACATGTTTTAAGTTTCTCTGCATGCCCCAGGCCAGAGTAGTGCCAAGCTTCTAGGGAGCTCATTACAGACCTTCTTTTATTCGGTGCCCTTAGGACTTGCTACTTACACAATCCAGTCCACAGCCAGGATCAGAGAGAGGTCGTGAGTGGGTAGCCCGATGGCCTCCAGGATAATGGCGATGGTGAGGACCCCTCCAGCTGGCACGCCTGCTGCTCCCACACTGGATGCTGTGGCTGTCACTCTAGGGGATGGGACAGCAGGATCAGCCATTAGCCCAGAGGATGAGGGGGCACAGAAACATGCAGAACATGGCAGCCATGGCTTGGAAACTGAAGACCACACAACCCTAGAGTCTGTCAGCTGTGCCCTTCACAGAGGTTCCACTCTCTTCAAGTAATGAATTCACGCTGTTCTCAGTTTACAAATGAGACACCCGAACCATGGTGAGATTGGTATTCATGAAGTTTTTCAaaggaaatcacaagaaaaagacCTCACGTTTTGTACCAGACCTGATGATGAAGGAAAGACTACAGAACTTACAGAATGGTGAAAATCTGGCCTGCTTTCAGCTCCACATTGTTGAGCTGGGCAATGAACACTGCGGCCACACACTGGAAGATGGCTGCGCCGTCCATGTTCACCGTGGCCCCGATGGGGAGGATGAACCTGCCGATCCTCTTGTCTACACCGTTGTTTTCTTCGATGCACTTAATCATAGAGGGAAGGGTTGCAGAGCTGGAAACGCAAACAACCAACCATGAGAATAGTCCTTGCTGCCCAGGCTAACACAGTACTCAGCTCAGACCTGGGAACAGAGCAGTTGGCACCATCCTAGTTTATGGCACTCTCCCCTTGAAATAAGAGAAATATCAGAATTGTTGCAAAGTTTCTGTCACACGTGGGGTTTTGTTAACTCCCAAAGTATTCAAAATTGGACTCCTTagatttacctgtttttttttttttacctggatACCCCTGTTCCAAATTTCTCAAGAACCACACCTTGTCTCAGGGTACAAAATGTGCGTCTCCTCTCTTGAATATTTTTCCTCCCAAAAAGTAAAAGGcaaactatgattttttttttttttttctcttagaccAAGAAGCCGAGATGGCTCTGAGAGTTTGGAAAGAGTAACTGTATTCCTAGATTACAAAGAATAAGACCCGCTCTCTCCAGTGGGCTCTGCAGCTTCTGCAGGGTGTGGCTGGCACAGCCAAGAGTAGGCTTGTTTCTGCCTAAGCTGGAGAAACTTACCTCCTTCATTCTTTCCCCCCACGGCCTTGTCATATACATAGCCAGTCAGGATGGGAGGAAACATGCAGTAGGGAGGCAAAAACTAAATGTGTGAGTGAAACGATGTGCTGCCATCCTTTGAAAGTTTGCTTTAGTGTATTTGGAAAGCCCAATTTTTTTGTGAAGGATTTCTAATAATGACAAGGTGAGATAATCCCACAATACTGTGGACTCCTAGAGAGCTGAGCATGCATCCCTCACCAAGATGACTTGGTCTTATTTAGGAAATAATTCACCCATCCAAAGGGAGAAAGAATTGGGCAGGTATCATTCTAGAAACTTCCCTGcaatgagtttttctttttttaaacatctttattgtagtataattgctttacaatggtgtgttagtttctgctttataacaaagtgcatcagttatacatatacatatgtccccatatctcttccctcttgcatctccctccctcccaccctgcctatcccacccctctaggtggtcacaaagcatcgagctgatctccctgtgctatgcggctgcttcccactagctatctattttacgtttggtagtgtatatatgtccatgccactctctctcactttgtcacagcttacccttcccactccccgtgtcctcaagtccattctctagtaggtctgcatctttattcccatgcAATTGTAAAGTGTTTTAAGTAGCTGCTTTCTTTCACTTAGGCAGAGGTCTAATTAGGGTGAAGACCCACAGTTGGACTAAGTAATGGTCCAGTTGACCTCTAAGCAGCAAGAAGAAGGGAACGAGGCAATCCCTCATTCTGGCAATCCTAAAAATCCACTTCCAAAGAGCTGTGGGGCTGGTAGTACAAAAAAATCAGATGACACCAATTTAGAGtcttcaagaaattaaaatatgtcaAGGTGATGGTTGTGCATCCACCACAGGCTCATCTGGTTCCATATTAATACAGCTCAGGGCAGCCAAGGGCACCTGAAACCCACTCACCTGGAGCAGGTGGCAAATGCTGTTGCAAATGGTGTGAGGAGGCCCAGGAGGAACCTGAACGGGTTTTTTCTCgtgaagacaaaataaataagtggcaGAACAATTCCTCCGTGAATAAAATGGCCCAATATGGATGTGAAGATATATTTCCCCAGGCTGGTCACCAGCACGATGATGTCCTTCATTTCCACAATCTTGCTTCCAACCAGGAACATGATGCCCACAGGTACGTACCTAGGACATGAGCAAAGGGCACTGGTCAGTAAGGGTGGTGATGCTGGGGCTGAGAGATGTAGGCCTTTCCTGTCACAGAACGCAGGGACTCTCAACTAGGTGGTCTTCACCTCTCCCTAGGATGACCCTAAGGAACAGAAAAGGATGGGGGTATACCGTGCCCATTTTACAGGCCGTGAAACTGAGTAAAATTAACATGATTGCTCATTGTGGGTGACGGAGTCAGGACTAGGACACAGACTTCTTTCCCCTTGGATATTGTATGTTCTTAACAGCTGGATGCAACCAACCATATGGGCTCCCAAGTGGAAAGGCAAGGAACTCTTCAAGAGCAAAGCCTCTGGGGCTGTGAGCTTGACTTTCAGCTTTGCTCAGGATTGTTCTCAGAacttagaaacacaaaagacacctaTTTTGCAGAATTGCTGTGATACAGAATTGAGCCAAAGCTGGGCCTTTTGTgaagttttaaattctttgtgGTTTGGAAAACATGATTCTGTGGGAAAAAGTCATTAACAATGACCCTCTGGGAACACTCTTGGAGcgtgaagatttttttaatggcaggatggcaggaagaaggaagggaagaaatgaacTATGGGCGCTACAAAGAACAAAAGTCTGCTGTTTTGCATTTAATATAAATTGAGGAAGAATTTTTATAACTATCAActttgtttgtaaattttaattatatacataataatgTCACATGGTTCAAATTTTAAAGGGTACAAAAGGGTGAAGTCTGCCTCCCACCTCTGTACCCAAGCACCCATCTTCCTTCCAAGGAGACAGCCAATGTCACTGGTTTCTTGAGTTTTCTTCCCAGAGATATTCTaagcagtattattattttaaaatcccatAGTAATACATGAAAACATTCTCCTTTCAGAAGAATTAAAACATTATAGATTAGGCCAAAATCTTTAGGGACCATCCTCAAGCCAGCCCCATCCTCTGATAACCACTCCTACTTCCTATGCCTGCATAGGCACTTTTCAGGCAACAGATCTCTCACTGCGGTTAAGACACTCAGCTGGGTCTGCCCTTCCAAATATCTGCTTCTGTAACTAATACATCACATTGAAGGAATGACTGTAAATTGGTTTCCAGATTGAAAACAAATGTCTTAACATACGAACGTCACTTTCTTCCACAGTTTCCTTTAATCCAACCTTTGGGAGGATTTTAGACTAAAAAAATAAGCCAGGAAAAGAACTCGGTGTGATGAAAAcatgttttcctttctgaaaatatttttctcccttgaaCAACAGCAGTCATATGAAGTGTCATGTTTACAATATAGAGTCAGACTCTGGAATTTTGGGGTGAGCAAGAAAATTTGGTTAAGCAAGATAAACATCACCAGGGGAGGCTCCGAACTTGGCTTCCCACCGAATCTCAAACTTTCTTACCAAATGCCAGGCTTCTCTCCTAAAATCAGTGCAGCTGCCATCCCAATGCCA
The sequence above is drawn from the Tursiops truncatus isolate mTurTru1 chromosome 14, mTurTru1.mat.Y, whole genome shotgun sequence genome and encodes:
- the SLC1A4 gene encoding neutral amino acid transporter A isoform X2, with the translated sequence MNILGLVLFALVLGVALKKLGSEGEELIRFFNALNEATMVLVSWIMWYVPVGIMFLVGSKIVEMKDIIVLVTSLGKYIFTSILGHFIHGGIVLPLIYFVFTRKNPFRFLLGLLTPFATAFATCSSSATLPSMIKCIEENNGVDKRIGRFILPIGATVNMDGAAIFQCVAAVFIAQLNNVELKAGQIFTILVTATASSVGAAGVPAGGVLTIAIILEAIGLPTHDLSLILAVDWIVDRTTTVVNVEGDALGAGILHHLNQKATKRGEQELSEVKVEAVPNCKSEEETSPLVTHPNPTGLAASTPESKESVL